The genomic stretch AATTTTGAGTAACGTTTTGACAATTCATCTCATTCCTCGTAGACTTGGTTGTTATAGTACGTTTTTCACATGGCTCATTTGTGGGGAGATTGATTAAACACTTCTTAGTATTTTGTACCCATCCGTAATAATTGGGTTTTTCTTACAATCTGCTTCTGTCATGGCCTGGTTGGTCTGACACAAATCTTTCTTTACTGTTACCGTCTTAGGGGCCAATTGGCATGTCCAGGAAACGTTTTTTAAAGATTCCGGCATTCCAGTGACTGGTATTATTCCCCATGGTATAGGTTCACCCGCTGCTTGGGGTAAAGGTAAACAAGCTGTAATCTCTGTCACATTCTGCATGAGGCCGAAGTCTCTAATTAGACCAATTACTAAATTTTCTTGCCCCTTACtttttgttaaattttcatCGTTAATTACTTGCCTAGTCACTCTCCCTTCTTGTTTCTTTGGTGGTCTGATCCTTACCTTCACATCTCCATACCCAAAACTTTCCCGAATTAGTATAATGCATGTATATTCTCCCTCATTTTCCCTAGCCATTCTGGGTATCTGCAAAATAGTTATTCCTGCTTGGTGTACTTTATCCCAATCTGTTTTTACCCCTTCCATAATCACTTTATCCCCCGTCACCCATTTCCATCTAGTTATCACTTCTGCGGGTCCAGCTCCCTGGTCATCAATAAACAAACAAGTTAAATTAACATCAGATCCTTCTCCCACTGTCAAGTCAGACTCAGGTACATTTATCTTTACTACAGTTTCCACAGTTATAATTAAGCTATAAAAGATTAATATCTTCATGGCTTGCTTCTGAACAGCATCTTTGTTGGAGATACATGTTCTACCGACCACTGTGTGGGGACCTTCTTGACTCTGGTATAATGGATCCAGTTGTTGATTCCGTCGACCTTGACGGCCGTGTAAGTGGTCATGATCACTTGGTGTGGACCGTCCCATGTTtccttcagtggttccactgaccagttccttatgtagacttggtctcctggaaaGATGTCGTGGGccggattttccaggggtaGGGGTCGGTTCCACTGCAACGCTCCTCTGAGTGCTGTAAGAGTCCTATTCAGAGacaatacataatttaatatcacctgatCCCCTACCAGATGAGGGTCCCCTTGGTAAGTAGCAGCATGGTAGGGTTTGCCGCACAAAATTTCTTACGGACTTACCCCTAtcttttcccttggtttaatcctaactcttaacagagctaaaggcaatgcctgtggccactgtatttttgcttcttggcaaattttcttaatttgatttttcaatgtttgattcatccgctctaccttaccacttgattggggtctccagggcgtgTGCAGGTTCCAAGTTATTCCTAACgttacagaaatctcctgcatGATCCCTGCAGTAAAATGAGGACCTCTATCGGATGATAGCCCTAATggcaccccaaatctagggatgatttctttcaaaagtgtttttactACTTCTtttgcctgattggtcctgcaagggaaagcttctggccatcccgaaaatgtgcacacatacaccaacagataTTTATATGCTtgggcttttggtaactcagaaaagtctatttgccaataatctcctggttggggacctacctgcaacttacccatttgtatctgccttcttaccactgggttgtttttgatacaTACCGGACACATTCCgtttactctttttgccaatgtcaacatctggtttgagaatatttcgtttttcaaaaattttaccattgcctccgcaccccaatgacacttattgtgttctgtttccagtactgtCTTCATGATCCTTACtggcaggatcacctgtcctgttggggtcacataCCAACCCTTGATATTTTTCCGTGCCTGCAACATTTGAGCCAACTTCTCGTCCTCTGGCGAGTAATGTGGTTTGTCTTCCATGTGCGCAGCGGCAGGGTTGCCCCGAGCCGGTAGCAACGCTAATTGAGTCCATACTTCTCTGGCCACCTGCTTTGCTACTTGATCCGCTTGAAGATTTCCCTGGAACTCTTTTCCTGGATCGTTCCGATGTCCTTTGACATGCATTACTGCAACTGCCAATGGCTTGTAAATTGCTTCCAATAACAtgattatttcttctctgtgtttgatTGACGACCCCTGCGAATTAAGAAGTCCCCATTCCTTCCACAAAGCCCCATGCACATGTACTACTCCGAATGCGTATTTGGAATCAGTCCATATGTTGACTTTCTTCCCTTGGCTCAGCACCAGGGCTCTTATCAGAGCccaaatttctgccttctgtgctgACGTGCCCGGGGgcaatgcttttgcttccactaTCTGTCGCAAGGTAACTACTGCATACCCTGCATACCTGGtacctttttccacaaaactGGACCCGTCCGTAAAcagttcccaatcagggtccggcagtggctcatccttcagaTCCTTCCGGCTGGCGTATACTTGTTCGATTACCTCCACGCAATCATGTTCCaattctccttcttcctgggtggacctgaggaattctgctggattaaggtgatttgttattttcagctccacatcatcctgttccctcaattgggcctggtattggagcatcctgcttgatgagagccaatggcccccctTTTGCTCCAATACTGTTATGACCATGTGAGGTACATAAACTGTCATAtgcttgcccaatgttagcttgcgtgcttcttggatcaggattactgtggctgccactgctcttagacatcctggccatcccccacttactgagtccaattgtttagaaaagtacccaaccggccttttccaagaccccagtttttgagtgagcacccccaaggctaacttttgcctttcatatacatacagttgaaagtccttggttagatccggtaggcccagggcaggtgcttccttgagaCCGGAACGCTTTTTCTTccgtgggtccccacttaaatctTGGTTCCTTCACAACTTCATACAatggtttggctgtcagcccaaagtcggggatccacagtcgacaccagccaatcattcctagaaaagatcttagttcctggTTATTAcggggtactggaattgcacatatggcttgtatacgatttactcccaaacgacGGACTCCCTGtgaaatttcacatcctaaatagatgaccttttgtttaaccagctgtgccttttctctggatacccggtatccagcctgtcctAGCATATTTAGTAATgcaatggttaatttgaggcagagaccttgttctgtggtacccaggaaaatatcatccacatattgcaatACCACATACGAAAAAGGCGAATCTTTTACCTGGGTAgtcttccattcctcaagttccttggccagctggttaccgaatatggtgggcgaggatttaaatccttggggaagcctggtccatgtgagCTGGCGCTTCCGTCCCATGTCGGGGTTTTCCCACTCGAATGCAAAGATGTTCCTGCTTTCAGGCgccaggggtatgcagaagaaggcatcctttaaatcaattactgtaaaccactgaaatttctcagaaacagatgttaacaatgtgtacAGATTTGCCACTACgggatgtatatctttggtgataGAATTAATTGCCCTTAAGTCCTGTACTAACCTGTAACCGCCATTAGGCTTTTTGACCGGGAAGataggagtgttgaattcagattcacactcctgcaaaattcctaaGTCTAAGAATTGAGTTATCATGGGGGCTATTCCCTTCCTAGCTTCCAGACTAATGGGGTACTGCCGTACCCTCACCGGTTGGGccccttcttttaattccactaccactggtactgccgcttttgatttacctggggtc from Calypte anna isolate BGI_N300 unplaced genomic scaffold, bCalAnn1_v1.p scaffold_72_arrow_ctg1, whole genome shotgun sequence encodes the following:
- the LOC115600356 gene encoding LOW QUALITY PROTEIN: uncharacterized protein LOC115600356 (The sequence of the model RefSeq protein was modified relative to this genomic sequence to represent the inferred CDS: inserted 2 bases in 1 codon), with amino-acid sequence MNKLKGPLSDSTVLVVGVCGEVEERTFLRPFDIKFGGKEFDHQFLYMPNSPESLLGRDLLSVLQARIIFKKGRVKLEIPEENLAKLFIIKEVGKEEIPQEIEQAVAPWVWETGTPGKSKAAVPVVVELKEGAQPVRVRQYPISLEARKGIAPMITQFLDLGILQECESEFNTPIFPVKKPNGGYRLVQDLRAINSITKDIHPVVANLYTLLTSVSEKFQWFTVIDLKDAFFCIPLAPESRNIFAFEWENPDMGRKRQLTWTRLPQGFKSSPTIFGNQLAKELEEWKTTQVKDSPFSYVVLQYVDDIFLGTTEQGLCLKLTIALLNMLGQAGYRVSREKAQLVKQKVIYLGCEISQGVRRLGVNRIQAICAIPVPRNNQELRSFLGMIGWCRLWIPDFGLTAKPLYEVVKEPRFKWGPTEEKAFXGLKEAPALGLPDLTKDFQLYVYERQKLALGVLTQKLGSWKRPVGYFSKQLDSVSGGWPGCLRAVAATVILIQEARKLTLGKHMTVYVPHMVITEEGELEHDCVEVIEQVYASRKDLKDEPLPDPDWELFTDGSSFVEKGTRYAGYAVVTLRQIVEAKALPPGTSAQKAEIWALIRALVLSQGKKVNIWTDSKYAFGVVHVHGALWKEWGLLNSQGSSIKHREEIIMLLEAIYKPLAVAVMHVKGHRNDPGKEFQGNLQADQVAKQVAREVWTQLALLPARGNPAAAHMEDKPHYSPEDEKLAQMLQARKNIKGLLQHSEERCSGTDPYPWKIRPTTSFQETKST